The region TACAAAAAATCTTCCAAACTAATGCTGAATTAAAAGATTGGCTTAGTAAACAAAATTCAGCAATAATTTTCATTCCTACGATGGGAGGAATTCATCCTGGCCATCAATATTTAATTGAGAGAGCAAAAGAAAGAAAAACAAAAAGAAACCAAATAATACTTGTAAGTATTTTTGTAAATCCATTGCAATTTGGAAAAGATGAAGACTTCAAACAATATCCCAGAAATATAAGCAAAGATGCTGAATTAGCTTTTAATGCCGGAGCAGATGCAATTTGGGCTCCAGATTATTTTGAAGTTTTTCCTGGAGGAGAAAATTCACATTTTAAAATTCAAGTTCCGCAAACATTGCATAATCAATTATGCGGTATAAAGAGAGCAGGGCATTTTGATGGAGTAGCAACAGTTATTATTCGTCTCGTCAGAATTATCAGACCAGATAAACTAATCCTAGGAGAAAAAGATTGGCAACAATTGATTATTATTAGAAAGCTGTTTCAAGAACTATCCATACCTATAAAAATTGAATCCTATGCCACACAAAGAGACCAAAGTGGATTTGCCTATAGTTCAAGGAATTCTTATCTGAGCGATTCAGAAAGAGTAAGTGCTCAATCATTACCTAGTGCACTCAAAGAAGCAAAAACAGAATTTGAGAAAGAGAAAGTAATCAATCTAACAAAAATAGCTTCTATACTTAAAGAAAAAAATTTAAAAATTGAATATCTTAAAGTCGTAGATCCATTTTCATTAAAAGAAACAGAAAATATAAATAACCTGTGCCTTTTAGCAGCATCAGTAAAATGCGGTTCTACTAGGCTAATCGATCACACTTTTCTTATGCAACGAAAACCAATAATTGCGATTGATGGTCCAGCAGGTGCAGGAAAAAGCACAGTAACTAAAGAATTTGCCAAACAACTTGGTTTTCTTTATTTAGATACCGGCGCAATGTATAGAGCGGTGACTTGGTTAATAATAAGCAATTCGATTGATCCAAATGATCAATCGGCAATCAAAAATATCTTGAAAGATTCAAAATTAGAATTTCAAAACTCAAGCTTTGTTGAGCAAAAAATATTAATAAATAATATTGACGTAACAGATAAGATACGATCACCACAAGTGACTTCAATGGTTTCTGAAATTGCAAAACAACAATATGTAAGAGATTTACTCACAAAACAACAACAGGGATTTGGGGAGGATGGAGGTTTAGTTGCAGAAGGAAGAGATATAGGCTCAGCTGTCTTTCCAGATGCAGATGTAAAAATTTTTCTTACTGCTTCTCCCACAGAAAGAGCAAAAAGAAGAGCACTTGACTTACAGAAAAGAGGTTATAAATTCTCCAGCATTGAAGATCTTGAACAAGAAATTAAAGAAAGAGATAAAAAAGATAGTGAAAGGGAAATAGCTCCTTTAAAAAAAGCTCAAGATGCAATAGAACTTTTAACAGATGGAATGAATATTGAAGATGTATTAAAAGAACTGATTTATATTTTCAGATCAAAGATTCCAGAAGAAGTCTGGCCAACTCCTAATCCATGAGACTATCTATGAATCCATCCATAGCATCATCAAGTAAATCTATAACCTTATCGAAGCCATTTTGACCGCCATAATAAGGATCAGG is a window of Prochlorococcus marinus str. MIT 0917 DNA encoding:
- a CDS encoding bifunctional pantoate--beta-alanine ligase/(d)CMP kinase; amino-acid sequence: MVQKIFQTNAELKDWLSKQNSAIIFIPTMGGIHPGHQYLIERAKERKTKRNQIILVSIFVNPLQFGKDEDFKQYPRNISKDAELAFNAGADAIWAPDYFEVFPGGENSHFKIQVPQTLHNQLCGIKRAGHFDGVATVIIRLVRIIRPDKLILGEKDWQQLIIIRKLFQELSIPIKIESYATQRDQSGFAYSSRNSYLSDSERVSAQSLPSALKEAKTEFEKEKVINLTKIASILKEKNLKIEYLKVVDPFSLKETENINNLCLLAASVKCGSTRLIDHTFLMQRKPIIAIDGPAGAGKSTVTKEFAKQLGFLYLDTGAMYRAVTWLIISNSIDPNDQSAIKNILKDSKLEFQNSSFVEQKILINNIDVTDKIRSPQVTSMVSEIAKQQYVRDLLTKQQQGFGEDGGLVAEGRDIGSAVFPDADVKIFLTASPTERAKRRALDLQKRGYKFSSIEDLEQEIKERDKKDSEREIAPLKKAQDAIELLTDGMNIEDVLKELIYIFRSKIPEEVWPTPNP